The sequence GCGTCACCGTCGTGGCGCTGCCGGCGCCGCCGGTGCTGACGAGCCCGCGTGGGCTCGAATTCGTCGGCCCGCGCGCCTTCGGCTACGACCTCGACTTCCGTTCCCTCTTCTCGCCCGCTGCGGCTGGAGCTTAAGATCCCATGAAGCGTATTGGCATCGATGTCGGCGGCACCAACACGGACGCCGTGCTGATCGTCGACGAGAAGGTCGTCCATTCCGTCAAGCGTCCGACCACCGCGGATGTGACCTCGGGCATTCTGGACGCGCTGAAGGCGTTGCGTGCGGAGCCCTCGGCTGCCGTGAAGGTCGATGCGGTCGTGATCGGCACCACGCACTTCATCAACGCGGTGGTGCAGCGCCGCCACGTGCAGAAGATCGGTGCGATCCGCATCGGCATGCCGGCGAGCGCCTCGCTGCCGCCGTTCTGCGACTGGCCCACCGATCTCGCCTCTCTCGTCAACGGCGAGATCTTCATGCTGGAGGGCGGCCACGATTACGACGGCCGCCCGTTCATGCCGCTCGACGTCGCCGGCCTCAAGGACGCCGCCCGAAAGATCAAGGACAAGGGCCTGCGCTCGGTCGCGGTGTGCTCGAGCTTCTCCCCGCTCGATCCCTCCTGCGAGATCACGGCGCGTGAGATCCTCGCCGAGATCTGCCCCGACGTCGCGGTGACGCTGTCGCACGATCTCGGCCGCATCGGCCTGCTCGAGCGCGAGAACGCCGCGCTGCTCAACGCCTCGCTGCACGATCTCGCCGTCACCACGGTCGCGGCCTTCCGCAAGGCGATCGCCGACAGTGGCATCGATGCGCCGCTGTTCCTGACCCAGAACGACGGCACGGTGATGCAGGCCGAGATCGCCACCGCCTTCCCGGTGATGAGCTTTGCCTCCGGCGCCACCAACTCCATGCGCGGCGCCGCGCATCTCTCCGGTCTCGACGACGCCATGGTCGTCGACGTCGGCGGCACCACGAGCGACATCGGCCAGCTGCGCCACGGGTTTCCGCGCGAAGCCAATGCCGTGGTCGAAGTCGGCGGCGTGCGCACGCTGTTCCGTATGCCCGATCTGCTCTCGATCGGGCTCGGCGGTGGCAGCCATGTCGACGAGGACCCGGTCCGCGTCGGCCCGCTCAGCGTCGGCTATCGCCTGACGTCGGACGCGCTGGTGTTCGGCGGCTCGCGCCTCACCGCCACCGACATCGCTGTCGCGGCCGGCCTGATCGACATCGGCGACCGCTCGCGCGTCGCGAACCTGCCGAAGCGGCTGATCGAAGCCGCACTGCGCGATGCCTGGCGCAAGCTCGAGGAAGACATCGACCGCATGAAGACCGAGGCCGGCGACGTGCCGCTGCTCGCGGTCGGCGGCGGCGCCTTCCTGGTGCCGGATCGCCTGCCCGGCATCTCCGAGATCGTCCGCGTGCCGCATGGCGACTGCGCCAACGCGGTGGGCGCCGCGATCGCGCAGGTCTCAGGTGAAGCCGACCAGGTGTTCCGCGACCTCAGCCGCGAGGATGCCATCGCCGCCGCACGCGACATCGCGGCGGATCGTGCCGTTCAGGCGGGAGCCGCGCGCGACAGCCTCAAGACCGTCGACGTCGAGGACATGCCGATCGCCTATCTGCCCGGTAACGCGCTGCGGGTGCGGGTGCGTGTTGCAGGGGCGATCGCCGATCCGGATCTGCCGGCGGCGGCGTAGCCTATTCATCCTCAACCAACAAAAACGCGAAAACAACCCCACGCACAGTAGCCGGGGATAGCAAAATCAACGGCTTACGCCGGCCGCTCACGAGGCAGTTTGACTCGTCGGGCAAAACGGGGGCATAATGCTATTATTCCGAAATTCGATCGCGCTCCTCTTCCTTCTCCCCTTGTGGGAGAAGGTGGCGCGTAGCGCCGGATGAGGGGTTCTCTCCGCGGGCAAAGCTGCCCGAGATTGAGAGAGGGGCATCCGCGGAGACGGACCCCTCACCCAAGTGAGCCCGCGTCTACCGGCGTCGCTGCCCTCTCCCGCAAGGGGCGAGGGCACAGTAACGGGCGACGCGCCCCTTTATCGAGCCTGGGCGCAACCGCGTGCCTCGCGGCCGTCGGAACGCGCCGGATGTCGATTGGGAGCAAACACCACCCGTAAATTTCCCAAGTGTCGGCCTGTCACCCTGCCGGTTAACTGGTGCCGTCGAGCACCGCCATGAAAGCACCGAAGCCAAAGCAATGGGCCGAGCAGGAAGTCCGCCGGTTGATCCGGCTCGCCCGGCAGGGAGTTGGCACATCGAAGATAGCCGCCGAATTGGGCCGTCACGCCGGGTCGGTGCGACGAATGGCGCGGAGCATGGGAATACTGTTGAAGAAGTAGCCGTCCCTGGCAGGGTGCTGCCTGATCAACGAGGCGCACGAGTCCCAGGGGCCCCAGCCTCGGCTGATCTCCCGCATAACCCTAACAGCGGCATCAGTATTGCGGCCACAGAACAGCGCTCGATCAGGCTGAGAAAAGATGCCCATTCCAAATAGCGCTATAACGCTGCCTCTCAACATGGTTGTAGTTGGAGTTTGAAGTTCAAAACGGCCCCAGCCGCAGGATGGGGTAACAGCCGGGGCCGGCATTCCCATTCCAATGTGCCGCAATCGGCGGTAATCGGCACGCTTCCAGTTAGGCACATAGAAGCTAACAAACTATTCTGTCTTGCACTCCGCCTGCGATGGCCGCGGTCGGTTGCGTGACGCTGTGCTCTCCATGAGGCGGTGAGCCAACTTGGCAATGTTCGAAATCATCGAGCGGCGTATCGTTGGCCAAATGCTCCCAATACTCAGCTTCCGCGAGCAGCTTCCAACTTCGATCAGGATGATGCGCGGCTGTCTGACGGCACAGCGATGCCATCGCGCGCAGGCGACCCGCAGTATCCATTTACTCCTCCCAGCTATTTTTTGTTTTTTGCACCTTATTTTCTTTTTTTGCGGCGGAGTCATTATGATTATGGCGCAGAACTAATTTTCACCTTCGGGAGGTGATTCGAATTCGTTACGACTTCAAATCGTTCGAGCGCAACTGATGCAATCCAGTAACGTTCAACGCAGCCATCGCGAGCGACGCGAGCCGCGGCGTCATTTGTCGAGAGGGAACAAATCGGACTTTGAAGCTCCGGCAAACTCGCAGCCAGCATCTGCGGGTATATCCGGAAGGCGCGAGCGACCGGCCTCAACCACGACGATCTCGTCCTCGATCTTCTGGATCGAGTCGCCGGCGAACGGATGATCCGGAGACATCGACTTCGTACCAGGCCAACAGGTCACATTGGATGGAGAGCACGTAGAGGCTGCCAACTCAGGTGGGCCTTACTCTTCTTTCGGACGGGGTTCTTTGGTTTTGCGGCCCAGGAGAGTACCGCGAGCCGGTGGCATTCCTGCTATTGCTCGCTCCAACTCCACAGCAATTGCCCTGTAGCGAGCGAGTAATCTCGTGAATGTGTCGCGCTTGATTTGGTTCTTGGCAGTTTTCTGAAGTCGCTCGCATTCGGCGATTTGCGCGCGGAGCAGTTCTAGCTGGGCCTGCATTTCCTTCATTGCTTATTCCCCGCGAGAGCCGCAACCTGGCACCCGAATTTAAATCTAGATACTTGGGGGTTCGACGACATCAGGTCGAGGACGCGAGCCCAATTGGGACAATCTCTCTGACAAATCGCCTCGCGGGCGATCAAAACACAGTTGGCGTCCCCTTCAGAAGGAAACGCGATCAAGTTCTGTGTCGCTGCGGCAACCTCACGTACCAACCGAGAGGCCATCCGCGCGCCATTCCGTCAACCGCCAGCTCGGCAACCTCCCACCGATGTCGGCGCATTTTCGGGTTGATTGATCTGGATCAAGCCAGGCGAAACCTGATTCAAGAGGATTGATCAGGCAACGCGCGGGGGGGCCTGAGATGAAACGTTGGGTGGGGCTCGTCATCGCAGCGCTCATGGTCGCCGGATCGCGCTCGGGCGATGCCGCCATACGGATCACGGACGATCGAGGCGGATCGATCGGGAAGTACATATACAAGTACGAACGGCTACGCGCCTCGGGCCAGAGAGTCATCATCGATGGCTTCTGCGCATCGGCCTGCACCATTGTCCTGGCGACCCTGCCCTCCGAAAGGATCTGCGTGACCTCGCGGGCCGAGCTGGCGTTCCACGCGGCATGGGATATTGGTCCGCGCGGACGGGCTGTCACGAACGCCGGCGCCACGCGCATGATGTATCTCATGTATCCTGCACCGGTGCGGCGCTGGATCGCCCATCGCGGCGGCTTGACGCCCCGAACCATATTCCTCCGCGGAAACCCGCTGCAGGCGATGTATCGCGCGTGTCCATCGTGAGCCCGCGCGAGAAGAAAGCTTCGAGGCGTTCGATCCGGAACGATCGGCGGCGAGAGGCCGGGAGCAGGCGGCGGCCCTTGGTCACCGCCGTCCGCGCTCACCGGTCTTCTCAATACTGATACGGATATTGATTCGGACAGACGTAGCTGCCGTAAGAGTTGTAGTAGCAGCCGCTGCTGTTGTTATTGTAGTAACCGTAGGCTCCGTAGGCAGCGGCGGCGCCAACCGCGGCAGCACCATAGCCCAAGCCCGGGCGGTAGTAGCCGCCGCCGTAGCCCGGATAACCGGCAACGGGACGTCCCGGGCGACCAGCGATCGGGCGTCCCGGATAGCCGGGTCGACCTGCAATCGGGCGGCCTGCTATCGGATGCGACGGCCGAACTCCTCCGGCCACGCGATAGCCGCGTCCGCCATGAACGGCGCCGCCACGAACGTGGGCAGCACGCATGCCACCGCCGTGAAAGCCACCGGCGCGCATGCCGCCCCCTCCGCCACGGCGAGCAAACGCGTCATCGGGCACAAGGCTGGCAGCGACGAGGATGGCTGCCGCGAAACCAATCAGACCATAGCGAACCATGAGCTTCCTCCTGATGGTGAGGCGCCATCGATCCGCTGGCTTCCGCGAGTGATGCCCGCGCCAACGGCGACGGCACCAACGCATGCATTTGGCTTTTCGTTGTCTCGCGCTTGATCCAAATCAAGCGGCCAGCGCGCAGCGAGGATGATCACATAAGTTCCCGACAGGAACCGGAAGCACTTGGCCGAAAACATCCACGGACGCCGCCGATGAGGGGTTGTCTCCGCGAACTCAACTCGCTGGATTCGTGCACTGACATGCACGCCTCATTTGTCTTTAGGGCGCCGCGGCTTTTCCTTTCCCGTAGGCTGCGAGGTTCGGCTTGCCGGGGCCTCAAAGACCGCAATCCGGCGATCGAGTTGCCATAGCTCGACGTCGTTGACATCAACCAGTTGCGCAGCACGTTCTCGTGCTTCCTGCTCGTCGGCACACTGCAATTTCGCCACGCTTATAACGTGGCGGTGCTGATCCAAAAGATAAGCCCGGTAGTGAGCCATCCCCAAGTCTCCCTACGCCCGCGTTTATCGGATCATCACCTCAATCCTTCAATCAGCATTTTCCAGCCGAACGCATCGTTCGCCGTCAGCAGCAAAGCGCCAAGCGCTGCCAGGTGGAACGGCAGTTCGCAATCGGGACGCGCGTTCATACTGCCGACAAACGAGGCGACCGCGTTCTTGAGATCGCCTCGGTCCAGATGATCGAAGGCCCGTTGCTTGCAACGCTCGACATATTTATCGCGCGCCATCTCAACTAACAGGGAACGTTCCATTTCGCTTCCCCCACCGATGACTTTTTTTGATCGTTGGGGAATTGGAACGAAGCGGGCTTTTTCCGTCTGTTCGAAAAGCGACAAACGGATCTCTTTTGCTGGCAAGTGTGGGAATTGGGATACAGGCGCGCATCACGAACGCCGCTGTCGGCGCTGCGCGGACCGCGGTCGCAGCCGATCCAAGGCCTGCATCTTGTTTACGGCTTCCCGACGTCTACGCTCGGTTCATCCGGCACTAGGCTGCTCAGGAAGGATAGAGGGCATCTGGGGAGACAGACCCCTCACCCGAGTGAGCCCGTGTCTACCCCTCTTCCTTCTCCCCTTGTGAGAAGGCGGCGTAGGCGGCCTTTGGCCGCCGTTCTTAAGGACGCCGAAGCAAAGCTTCGGCTACGGCGGCCGTGAGCGAGCCGTCGGGAAAGTCGAGCGAGACGTCGTTGGTTGCCTTCACGCCGCCGAAGGATTTTGCGAGGTTGCGGATTTCGAGCATGGCTAGCGCCCCTCGCCTGTCTCGCGCCGGTGCGCATACCAATCGGCGACGAAATCGAGCAGGCCTTTGCGCAGCCCGAGCGCAAAGAACAGGATGACCACGCCGAGTACGATACCGTGGTACTCGGTGAACCGGGTCACGGTGTCGTTGAGCAGGAGCAGCAGAACGGTGCCGACCATCGGACCGAGGAAGGTCGAGACACCGCCGAGCATGTTGATGAAGATGGCTTCGCCCGAGATCGTCCAATAAGCGAATTCCGGATAGGCGCCGGAGACGAACAGCGCCATCACCATGCCGCCCATCGAGGCGAACAGCGCCGCCAGCACGAAAACGGTGAGCTTTGCGCGCCAGACGTCGATGCCGAGGAAGCTCGCGCGCGCGGCATTGTCGCGGATCATGCGCAAGGTGTAGCCGAACGGCGATTGCGCGATCTGGCGCATCGCGAGCAGGCCGAGGATCAGCAGCGCGCAGCTCACGACATAGAGATGGACGTGGTTGGCCAGGTTGATGCCGAGGAAGGCGGGTCGCGGAATGCCGCCGC is a genomic window of Bradyrhizobium sp. CB1717 containing:
- a CDS encoding hydantoinase/oxoprolinase family protein — translated: MKRIGIDVGGTNTDAVLIVDEKVVHSVKRPTTADVTSGILDALKALRAEPSAAVKVDAVVIGTTHFINAVVQRRHVQKIGAIRIGMPASASLPPFCDWPTDLASLVNGEIFMLEGGHDYDGRPFMPLDVAGLKDAARKIKDKGLRSVAVCSSFSPLDPSCEITAREILAEICPDVAVTLSHDLGRIGLLERENAALLNASLHDLAVTTVAAFRKAIADSGIDAPLFLTQNDGTVMQAEIATAFPVMSFASGATNSMRGAAHLSGLDDAMVVDVGGTTSDIGQLRHGFPREANAVVEVGGVRTLFRMPDLLSIGLGGGSHVDEDPVRVGPLSVGYRLTSDALVFGGSRLTATDIAVAAGLIDIGDRSRVANLPKRLIEAALRDAWRKLEEDIDRMKTEAGDVPLLAVGGGAFLVPDRLPGISEIVRVPHGDCANAVGAAIAQVSGEADQVFRDLSREDAIAAARDIAADRAVQAGAARDSLKTVDVEDMPIAYLPGNALRVRVRVAGAIADPDLPAAA
- a CDS encoding branched-chain amino acid ABC transporter permease; the encoded protein is MTEVEAGRAQTLAPARSGAALQRYRDVLIALIAFAVLASLPLFTGSKALLDFVIRCSAYGLFATSLNLLVGYTGLTSFGHGMFFGLGAYSFGLIMQKLGVPIPVAFVATLAITALIAAIIGAICVRLKEIYFAFVTLAFQMLIHSTILSWASFTGGDQGLRGGIPRPAFLGINLANHVHLYVVSCALLILGLLAMRQIAQSPFGYTLRMIRDNAARASFLGIDVWRAKLTVFVLAALFASMGGMVMALFVSGAYPEFAYWTISGEAIFINMLGGVSTFLGPMVGTVLLLLLNDTVTRFTEYHGIVLGVVILFFALGLRKGLLDFVADWYAHRRETGEGR